One segment of Candidatus Liberimonas magnetica DNA contains the following:
- a CDS encoding MCE family protein, which yields MNQETKLGLFVLVGIIALATTIVFLGDFQFQRSYYLNILFNDIAGLPAKAKVKISGVEVGAVKDITLAENKAKVTVWIKKDIVIHADCRASIVATGLIGSKYLELTTGDPNTPILKDGDTIVGVTPLSFDKIVETAMEQLHEILNAFKGTGGRSLGQNLSETLDNLRKVSESLRVALYDQEDRVNRIVSNIDNFTGDLADITGDNKENLKSALANIKSASEKLDRLLAGLDKGEGTIGKLMADKEMGEDLKATFNDLKETTKEAKRALRRINYIETQWDYELRYDSRYSVAKSDIGLRFNPSPGKFYYIGASNVGEASLGDNNPEEYNTINLLIGKSFGPTTLYGGIIRKKAGLGVKVKPFWNWQPLKKLEITVEGYDFARKVPVNSANANVGMRYPVTKWAYVGTQLEDPSSRSSVNTYVNFVIRDDDLGYLLGLVGLARP from the coding sequence ATGAATCAGGAAACTAAACTAGGGCTTTTCGTGCTTGTCGGTATTATCGCTCTTGCCACTACGATAGTGTTTTTGGGAGATTTTCAGTTCCAAAGGAGCTATTACCTAAATATCCTTTTTAACGACATAGCCGGCCTGCCTGCAAAAGCAAAGGTCAAGATATCTGGCGTTGAAGTCGGGGCCGTAAAAGACATAACTTTAGCGGAGAACAAGGCAAAAGTCACAGTATGGATCAAAAAAGATATAGTAATCCACGCTGACTGCCGTGCGAGCATCGTAGCTACAGGGCTTATAGGCTCAAAGTACCTTGAGCTTACCACAGGAGACCCGAATACCCCTATTCTTAAGGACGGGGATACAATTGTGGGAGTAACTCCGCTCTCTTTTGACAAGATAGTTGAAACCGCTATGGAACAGCTCCACGAAATACTAAACGCTTTTAAAGGCACCGGAGGAAGGAGTTTGGGCCAAAACCTGTCGGAGACGCTTGATAATTTAAGGAAAGTATCCGAATCGCTCCGGGTTGCTTTGTACGACCAGGAGGACAGGGTTAACAGGATAGTCTCGAACATCGACAATTTCACCGGAGATCTGGCTGATATAACAGGCGATAATAAGGAAAACCTGAAATCAGCTTTAGCAAACATAAAAAGTGCCTCAGAGAAACTGGACAGGCTTTTGGCAGGATTGGATAAAGGCGAAGGGACTATCGGAAAACTTATGGCTGATAAGGAGATGGGAGAAGACCTGAAGGCTACTTTCAACGACCTCAAAGAGACGACAAAAGAAGCTAAAAGGGCGCTGCGGCGCATTAATTATATCGAAACTCAATGGGATTACGAACTGCGGTACGATTCAAGGTATTCCGTTGCAAAAAGCGATATAGGTTTAAGGTTTAACCCAAGCCCCGGGAAGTTCTATTATATAGGCGCTTCAAATGTAGGCGAAGCAAGTCTCGGGGATAATAACCCGGAAGAGTATAATACCATCAATCTGCTTATAGGAAAAAGTTTCGGGCCTACGACACTTTACGGAGGGATAATCCGCAAGAAAGCCGGTTTAGGTGTAAAAGTAAAACCTTTCTGGAACTGGCAGCCTCTTAAGAAACTGGAGATCACTGTTGAAGGGTATGACTTTGCAAGAAAGGTCCCGGTAAACTCGGCTAATGCCAACGTCGGAATGAGGTACCCCGTAACCAAGTGGGCCTATGTAGGCACTCAGCTGGAAGACCCTTCGTCCCGCTCAAGCGTTAACACTTATGTTAACTTTGTGATCCGCGACGACGACCTGGGATACCTGCTGGGGCTGGTGGGATTGGCAAGGCCGTAA
- the radA gene encoding DNA repair protein RadA: MVKSKIKTVFRCQECGYTSPKWLGRCPDCDAWNTMIEEKETSLASSLNIRNLTDFSSEVSKLQDISVENSERLKTGISEFDRILGGGVVPGSVVLLGGAPGIGKSTLMLQVSAVLGSKASLKVLYVSGEESLSQVKARADRLKLKADNLYTVSETNLENILEDIKKLGPNIVVIDSIQTTYRVDVTSAPGSVSQVRECAAEFLRLAKSKNITVFLLGHVTKEGSIAGPRVLEHIVDTVLYFDTEKQEVYRILRAYKNRFGPTSEIGVFEMKSEGLAEVTNPSLMFLNERSTDAPGNVVVSTIEGTRPILLEVQSLVTRTSFGLPRRMVTGYDLNRVILLIAVLEKRVGLHLESQDVFVNVVGGVKIKETGVDLGILCSIASGHLNFVCLKDTIILGEVGLSGEVRSIYNLSERLLEAEKLGLLKAIIPKSNMNGLKHKGKIKIIGVENVKEAIEQIK, translated from the coding sequence ATGGTTAAATCAAAGATAAAAACAGTGTTCCGGTGCCAGGAGTGCGGGTATACAAGCCCTAAATGGCTTGGCAGGTGCCCGGACTGCGACGCGTGGAACACTATGATTGAAGAGAAGGAAACCAGCCTTGCATCTTCTTTGAACATCAGAAACCTTACGGATTTTTCATCCGAGGTTTCAAAGCTTCAGGATATTTCTGTCGAAAACAGCGAAAGGCTCAAAACCGGTATCTCCGAATTTGACAGGATACTGGGCGGAGGCGTGGTGCCGGGCTCGGTCGTGCTCCTGGGCGGAGCTCCGGGTATAGGCAAATCCACTCTGATGCTTCAGGTTTCTGCGGTCCTTGGTTCAAAAGCATCTTTAAAAGTCCTCTATGTGTCAGGAGAAGAGTCGCTGTCCCAGGTAAAAGCAAGGGCGGACAGGCTTAAATTAAAAGCTGACAACCTCTACACGGTTTCAGAAACTAACCTTGAAAACATACTTGAAGATATAAAAAAACTCGGGCCCAATATCGTTGTTATAGATTCGATACAGACTACCTACCGCGTTGATGTTACAAGCGCTCCGGGTTCTGTCAGCCAGGTAAGGGAATGCGCGGCTGAGTTCTTGCGTCTTGCCAAATCAAAAAATATCACGGTATTTTTGCTCGGCCATGTTACAAAAGAAGGGTCTATTGCAGGCCCAAGGGTCCTAGAGCATATAGTTGATACTGTGCTCTACTTTGACACGGAAAAACAGGAAGTTTATAGGATCTTAAGGGCGTACAAGAACAGGTTCGGCCCTACTAGCGAAATAGGCGTTTTTGAAATGAAAAGCGAGGGGTTGGCCGAGGTAACGAACCCGTCTTTGATGTTCTTAAATGAAAGGTCAACAGATGCACCGGGCAATGTAGTGGTATCGACCATAGAAGGGACAAGGCCCATACTTCTTGAAGTGCAGTCGCTTGTCACAAGGACGAGTTTCGGGCTCCCCAGAAGAATGGTGACAGGCTACGACCTGAACAGGGTGATACTTTTAATAGCTGTCCTTGAAAAAAGGGTTGGGCTGCACCTTGAATCGCAGGATGTTTTCGTAAATGTAGTGGGCGGAGTGAAGATAAAAGAAACAGGCGTTGACCTGGGCATACTGTGCTCTATAGCTTCGGGTCACCTTAACTTTGTCTGTTTAAAAGATACTATAATCCTCGGCGAAGTCGGTCTTTCAGGAGAGGTGCGTTCCATATACAATTTGTCCGAACGTCTCCTTGAAGCCGAAAAACTGGGGCTTTTAAAAGCTATAATCCCAAAAAGCAACATGAACGGTTTGAAACATAAAGGAAAGATAAAAATTATCGGTGTCGAGAACGTTAAAGAAGCTATTGAACAAATTAAATAA
- a CDS encoding aminopeptidase P family protein: MIKRIENLIARTNGMPSLITRGPDLFYLTGINLDGYWLLLAKKEVFVLTSEMLAGQLKEALPDFSVIAGNNLFELLINLCKKNRSKKLGVSLNEISYALGKKLGKSIQLDDISGLLNDLRVIKDENEIKNIKISCRIAYLAAKYAQKFIKPGNTEIEIYYKIEEFFSKNHVKQSFPTIVASGPNSSLPHHITSYRKIRRNDVVLLDLGCIYKGYCSDLTRTFYLGKINKSQKDVYGLVKKAKDTALKSIKSGVESSKIDMAARNVIKHGGYGDNFIHSTGHGVGIEVHEPPRLSSKDKTVLKNGMVVTVEPGIYLKGEFGVRLEDTILVTRKGYKVLTD, encoded by the coding sequence ATGATAAAAAGAATAGAAAACTTAATTGCAAGAACGAACGGCATGCCAAGCCTAATAACCAGGGGCCCGGACCTGTTTTACCTGACAGGCATAAATCTGGACGGCTACTGGCTTTTGTTGGCCAAAAAAGAAGTTTTTGTCCTTACATCAGAAATGCTTGCAGGACAGTTAAAAGAGGCTTTACCGGATTTTTCGGTTATTGCAGGCAATAATTTGTTTGAATTATTAATCAATTTGTGTAAAAAGAACAGGTCGAAAAAATTAGGGGTTTCTTTAAATGAAATAAGTTATGCTTTAGGAAAAAAACTTGGCAAATCGATACAATTGGACGATATTTCCGGGCTGCTTAATGATCTAAGAGTAATAAAAGATGAAAATGAAATAAAAAACATAAAAATATCGTGCCGTATAGCTTATTTGGCTGCAAAGTATGCTCAAAAGTTCATAAAACCCGGAAACACCGAGATTGAAATTTATTACAAAATTGAAGAGTTTTTTTCAAAAAATCATGTCAAACAATCGTTCCCAACGATCGTTGCATCCGGGCCTAACAGCTCTTTGCCTCATCATATAACTTCATATAGGAAAATCAGAAGAAATGATGTAGTTTTATTAGATCTGGGCTGTATATATAAAGGGTATTGTTCTGACTTGACAAGGACATTTTATTTAGGTAAAATCAACAAATCTCAAAAAGACGTTTACGGGTTAGTAAAGAAAGCAAAAGACACGGCTCTAAAATCTATTAAAAGCGGAGTAGAGTCAAGTAAAATAGATATGGCAGCAAGAAACGTGATAAAGCATGGCGGATATGGAGACAACTTTATCCATTCAACCGGACACGGAGTGGGTATAGAAGTGCATGAACCGCCAAGACTTAGCAGTAAAGATAAAACAGTACTTAAAAACGGTATGGTAGTAACGGTCGAGCCCGGGATCTACCTGAAAGGCGAATTCGGGGTCAGGCTTGAGGATACTATTTTAGTGACAAGAAAAGGATATAAGGTCTTAACGGACTAA
- the aroB gene encoding 3-dehydroquinate synthase: MKLINVRLKERTYPILINRKLKNLGSYLKNKNYTRKVLVVTNPKVKKLYFAELDNSLKKAGFKVYSAILPDGERYKTLGTVNKIYIKAIKAGIDRATPVIALGGGVIGDIAGFFASTFLRGIPFIQVPTTLLAMVDSSVGGKTGVDLKEGKNLVGTFYQPDLVWIDISTLKTLPLAEMKNGMAEVIKYGVIKDGTFFKYLNEHIQNIYEIENSKYEAIIAKCCSIKARIVESDEKEKKGIREVLNFGHTFGHAIETLSGYKVYKHGQAVAIGMNMAGNLAVSLGVLSEVDRIRIKNILVSAKLPVGMKERYSFKQILPVLMRDKKVKRGNLRFVLPKKLGSVFVHKGVPLKVVRDILSLKG; encoded by the coding sequence ATGAAGTTAATAAACGTCAGGCTGAAAGAACGGACTTATCCTATTTTAATAAATCGAAAGTTGAAAAACCTGGGTAGTTACCTTAAAAACAAAAACTATACCCGAAAGGTCCTGGTGGTTACAAACCCGAAGGTAAAAAAGCTTTATTTTGCAGAGCTTGATAATAGCCTTAAAAAAGCTGGTTTTAAGGTTTATTCGGCCATTTTACCCGACGGGGAAAGGTACAAAACCCTTGGAACGGTAAATAAAATATATATTAAAGCGATAAAGGCCGGCATTGACAGGGCCACCCCTGTTATAGCTCTTGGCGGAGGCGTGATCGGCGATATAGCGGGTTTTTTTGCCTCCACTTTCTTACGGGGTATTCCATTTATACAGGTGCCGACAACTCTGCTTGCAATGGTTGATTCTTCGGTCGGAGGAAAAACCGGAGTTGACTTAAAAGAAGGGAAGAATCTCGTAGGCACGTTCTACCAGCCTGATCTGGTGTGGATAGATATCTCTACTTTAAAGACACTGCCTCTTGCAGAGATGAAGAACGGCATGGCGGAAGTCATCAAATACGGGGTCATTAAGGACGGTACTTTTTTTAAATACCTGAACGAGCATATACAAAATATCTACGAGATAGAAAATTCAAAATATGAAGCGATAATCGCAAAATGCTGTTCGATAAAGGCCAGGATCGTTGAATCCGACGAGAAGGAAAAAAAAGGCATTCGCGAGGTGCTGAATTTCGGCCATACTTTCGGCCATGCAATAGAAACCTTGAGCGGATATAAGGTTTACAAACACGGCCAGGCAGTGGCGATAGGCATGAACATGGCCGGCAACCTTGCAGTCAGCCTGGGTGTTTTAAGTGAGGTAGACAGGATAAGAATAAAAAATATACTGGTTTCTGCAAAGCTTCCTGTAGGTATGAAAGAAAGATATTCGTTCAAACAGATCCTGCCGGTGCTCATGCGCGATAAAAAAGTTAAGAGAGGCAATCTGAGATTCGTCCTGCCGAAAAAACTCGGAAGTGTGTTCGTCCACAAAGGAGTGCCCCTTAAAGTTGTCAGAGATATACTTTCTTTAAAAGGGTAA
- a CDS encoding DUF116 domain-containing protein has product MFECLKPSKLKEETYKKITAKKNKSNSAKFISVPFGERLIFVPQCMRNVKVCKAKEEGGYYICSECGGCKIGSISKKSKELGYKGLFILKGGRIVEKLVLELKPEAIVGVACFYEGSEGMELCEKNNITVQFVPLSKDGCVDTDVNLDSVMEILSKKQE; this is encoded by the coding sequence ATGTTCGAATGTTTAAAACCTTCTAAATTAAAAGAAGAAACCTATAAAAAAATAACCGCAAAGAAAAACAAATCAAATTCTGCCAAGTTTATCTCTGTTCCTTTTGGCGAACGCTTAATATTCGTGCCTCAATGCATGAGAAACGTAAAAGTTTGCAAAGCAAAAGAAGAAGGCGGGTACTATATATGCTCGGAATGCGGCGGCTGCAAAATAGGCAGTATCTCCAAGAAATCCAAAGAACTCGGCTATAAGGGGTTATTCATACTAAAAGGCGGAAGGATAGTTGAGAAGCTAGTTTTAGAATTAAAACCTGAAGCCATAGTCGGCGTTGCGTGTTTCTATGAAGGAAGCGAAGGAATGGAACTCTGTGAGAAAAACAACATAACCGTTCAATTTGTACCTCTGTCTAAAGACGGCTGCGTAGATACCGACGTAAACCTCGATTCTGTGATGGAAATCCTATCTAAAAAGCAGGAGTAG
- the alr gene encoding alanine racemase, whose product MSWTCSWKPSNDHIYRPTWIEISGSVFQNNLKSIFSCLKPKTKLLAVVKANAYGHLSAPLSKIALQNGVYALGVSSIEEGIALRQNGIKGKILVLGSIYPLSNFAVTSKYGLIPTISSQLSLHELASTARKLKKRLPFHLKVDTGMGRIGISPKNAVKLLDEIASAKNVSLEGIYTHFSVAGTNQKYTLKQLNSFKAVLKYAKKLGFNFIAHSANSSALLRNRAFHLDMARPGLLLYGMYPFKGARKLIKLSQVLSWKTKVVFLKRVPKGTAISYSRTYITKRNSVIATLPVGYADGYLRKFSNKADVLIRGQRCRVVGRVTMDMIMVDVTVVKGAGIGDEVVLIGSQGKEKIRPEELANIAGTINYEITCGISYRVPRILI is encoded by the coding sequence TTGAGCTGGACCTGCAGCTGGAAACCAAGTAACGACCATATCTATCGGCCGACGTGGATAGAGATAAGCGGTTCTGTTTTTCAAAATAACCTCAAAAGTATATTTTCCTGCCTAAAACCCAAAACAAAATTACTGGCGGTTGTAAAAGCTAATGCCTACGGTCACCTGTCCGCCCCGCTTTCAAAAATCGCTTTGCAGAACGGTGTTTATGCCCTGGGTGTCTCATCCATCGAAGAAGGCATCGCCTTAAGGCAGAACGGCATAAAAGGGAAAATCCTGGTCCTTGGGAGTATTTATCCTCTTAGTAATTTTGCCGTAACTTCCAAATACGGCCTTATCCCTACCATATCAAGCCAGTTAAGCTTACATGAGCTGGCAAGTACGGCAAGAAAATTAAAAAAACGCCTGCCTTTCCACCTGAAAGTAGATACAGGAATGGGGCGCATAGGCATTTCTCCGAAAAATGCAGTAAAACTGCTCGACGAGATAGCTTCCGCTAAAAACGTGTCCCTTGAAGGGATATATACCCATTTTTCAGTTGCAGGTACAAACCAAAAATATACTCTTAAACAATTAAACAGTTTTAAAGCCGTTTTAAAATATGCGAAAAAACTGGGGTTTAATTTTATAGCGCACAGCGCTAATTCGTCCGCCCTATTGAGGAACAGGGCTTTCCATTTAGATATGGCCAGGCCCGGTCTCTTGCTTTACGGCATGTACCCTTTTAAGGGTGCAAGAAAACTTATAAAGCTGTCCCAGGTCCTTTCCTGGAAAACAAAGGTGGTTTTTTTAAAAAGGGTGCCTAAAGGAACTGCAATAAGCTACAGCCGTACTTATATTACAAAAAGGAATTCCGTGATCGCTACTTTGCCTGTCGGTTATGCCGACGGGTACTTAAGAAAGTTCTCGAACAAGGCAGATGTCCTGATAAGAGGCCAAAGGTGCAGGGTCGTAGGCCGTGTTACGATGGATATGATAATGGTTGACGTGACCGTCGTTAAGGGTGCCGGTATAGGCGATGAAGTTGTTTTAATAGGTTCACAGGGCAAAGAAAAGATACGGCCAGAAGAACTTGCGAACATAGCAGGGACAATAAATTATGAAATAACCTGCGGTATAAGCTATCGTGTTCCAAGGATATTAATTTAA
- a CDS encoding shikimate kinase — MNIVLTGFMGTGKSAAGKLLAKRLKWQYLDTDEMIEKDINVKISDIFKYHGEARFRELESKAIKLIGLLDKAVIACGGGVVLKAQNMDELEKNGVVVCLSASPEKILERTKDNDDRPLLKTPDPLSKIKELLKIRAPFYKRCSFSVDTDNLSVEQVVDNILNNPTIKDKLMKDNVV, encoded by the coding sequence ATGAACATTGTACTTACTGGTTTTATGGGAACTGGAAAATCCGCGGCTGGGAAACTGCTTGCAAAGCGGCTTAAATGGCAGTATTTAGATACGGATGAAATGATAGAAAAAGACATAAATGTAAAGATATCCGATATATTCAAGTATCACGGCGAAGCCCGGTTCAGGGAATTAGAATCAAAAGCGATAAAACTCATAGGCCTGCTTGATAAAGCCGTTATAGCCTGCGGCGGGGGAGTTGTTTTAAAGGCCCAGAACATGGACGAGCTTGAAAAAAACGGAGTAGTAGTATGCCTCAGCGCAAGCCCTGAAAAAATACTTGAACGGACCAAGGACAACGATGACAGGCCTCTTCTTAAAACCCCTGACCCTCTTTCCAAAATCAAAGAACTCCTAAAAATCCGTGCCCCTTTCTATAAACGCTGCAGTTTTTCCGTAGATACAGATAACCTCTCCGTTGAACAAGTCGTAGATAATATATTAAATAATCCTACAATTAAAGATAAATTAATGAAGGACAACGTTGTTTGA
- a CDS encoding ABC transporter permease, whose amino-acid sequence MNNKIPDYVGLWFLETASELGKVANIIFGTFYWVFRGAINWRNTVIQMVEVGWASFPVVFLTSLFTGMVLALQMGSSMKNMFNEPIYLGSIVCLSLVRELGPVLTCIVISGRIGAAIAAEIGTMRVTEQIDALYTLGTDPVRYLAVPRFLACMLMIPILVIFSNIIGTFGGLLVTMYKWNIPYTVYWNDITDYIKMSTFMHGFIKTFIFSGIIVFTSYYKGTTCSGGAEGVGRATTNAVMVSMVLILVSDYFISAILVALGIA is encoded by the coding sequence ATGAATAACAAAATCCCTGATTATGTGGGTTTATGGTTCTTAGAAACTGCATCTGAATTAGGCAAGGTAGCCAATATTATTTTCGGCACTTTCTACTGGGTATTCCGGGGTGCCATTAATTGGAGGAATACTGTTATTCAGATGGTCGAGGTCGGCTGGGCATCTTTCCCGGTCGTTTTTTTAACCTCTCTTTTTACAGGGATGGTGCTTGCGCTTCAGATGGGTTCATCCATGAAAAATATGTTCAACGAGCCGATCTATCTCGGTTCCATAGTATGCCTTTCCCTTGTGCGGGAATTAGGTCCTGTGTTGACATGCATAGTTATATCAGGAAGGATAGGCGCGGCTATTGCGGCAGAAATAGGGACTATGAGAGTAACTGAACAGATAGACGCCCTGTACACGCTCGGCACTGACCCCGTACGGTACCTTGCAGTACCGCGGTTCCTTGCCTGCATGCTTATGATACCGATACTTGTGATTTTTTCAAATATCATAGGAACTTTTGGCGGGCTTTTGGTGACCATGTATAAATGGAACATCCCGTACACTGTTTATTGGAACGATATAACGGACTATATAAAAATGAGCACTTTTATGCACGGTTTCATTAAAACTTTTATTTTCTCAGGCATAATTGTATTTACTTCATATTACAAAGGAACTACCTGCAGCGGAGGGGCGGAAGGTGTGGGCAGGGCTACTACTAATGCTGTCATGGTCTCGATGGTATTGATCCTGGTTTCCGACTATTTTATTTCTGCGATACTCGTGGCATTAGGCATAGCATAA
- the efp gene encoding elongation factor P has product MISTSDIKNGANIFVEKQPCTVIWFQHHKPGKGGAMLRTKLKNLRTGAIVERTFKSGERFDEVDVEQRKKQYLYADNDNFYFMDAETYEQIGFPKEKMKLEGSYLTENLEVTALYLEGELVNITLPLSVVLTVTGTVVGAKGDTVSGATKPATVETGLEVMVPLFIKEGDKIRVDTRTGEYLERA; this is encoded by the coding sequence ATGATTTCGACGAGTGACATAAAGAACGGAGCCAACATTTTTGTGGAAAAACAGCCTTGCACGGTGATATGGTTTCAGCACCACAAACCCGGCAAAGGCGGAGCTATGCTAAGGACAAAGCTGAAAAACCTGCGCACAGGAGCTATCGTAGAGCGGACATTTAAATCCGGTGAAAGGTTTGATGAGGTAGATGTTGAACAGCGAAAAAAACAGTATTTGTATGCGGATAATGATAATTTTTATTTCATGGATGCTGAAACCTACGAACAAATAGGTTTTCCTAAAGAAAAAATGAAGCTGGAAGGCTCGTATTTAACAGAAAATCTTGAAGTGACCGCATTATATCTTGAAGGAGAGCTTGTAAATATAACTCTTCCGCTGTCCGTTGTGCTTACAGTTACAGGCACGGTGGTAGGGGCTAAAGGAGATACTGTCTCGGGCGCTACTAAACCAGCAACCGTTGAAACAGGCTTAGAAGTGATGGTCCCCTTGTTCATCAAAGAAGGCGATAAAATAAGGGTTGATACAAGGACCGGCGAGTATCTTGAAAGAGCGTAA
- the aroQ gene encoding type II 3-dehydroquinate dehydratase: MKILVINGPNLNLLGEREPDIYGKITLDKINGEMTALANELKIELEFFQSNHEGEIVDIIGKARKDFKAIIMNPAAYTHTSVAIRDAVSSCALPVIEVHISNIYAREEFRHKSLIAPVCKGQISGFGLTSYLLALRAVKELIQ, from the coding sequence ATGAAAATACTTGTTATAAACGGCCCGAACTTGAATTTGCTCGGAGAAAGAGAACCGGATATTTACGGAAAGATAACGCTCGATAAGATAAACGGCGAAATGACTGCCCTGGCCAATGAATTAAAGATAGAACTTGAATTCTTTCAGTCAAATCACGAAGGAGAAATAGTAGACATTATCGGTAAAGCGAGAAAAGATTTTAAGGCGATCATAATGAACCCTGCTGCATATACCCATACTTCAGTCGCTATAAGGGATGCCGTAAGTTCTTGCGCTCTGCCTGTTATTGAAGTGCATATTTCAAACATCTATGCAAGGGAAGAATTCCGCCATAAATCGTTGATAGCCCCTGTATGCAAAGGCCAGATATCAGGTTTTGGGTTAACCAGTTACTTATTGGCTCTTCGGGCGGTCAAAGAATTAATACAATAA
- a CDS encoding ABC transporter ATP-binding protein — translation MIKVKGVYKSFGKNNVLRGVDLDIHDAETLTIIGGSGCGKSVLLKNIIGLIKPDKGSIQVDNKEITGLNEDDLLEVQKKFGYLFQAAALFDSLTVGENVGFGLKNLSSLSDSLIETRVQECLALVGLKGIEHLKPAEISGGMKKRVGLARAIAHEPKYILYDEPTTGLDPIMADVINDLIIHLQKEIKVTSIVVTHDMKSAYKVSNRIAMLYQGKIVDSGTPDQIKNTNDAIVHQFVEGLSKGPITLDLEKTI, via the coding sequence ATGATAAAAGTAAAAGGTGTTTATAAGAGTTTTGGAAAAAACAATGTGCTTCGCGGCGTTGACCTAGATATACATGATGCAGAGACACTTACGATCATCGGCGGTTCGGGCTGCGGGAAAAGCGTTTTGCTTAAAAATATTATAGGTTTGATAAAACCCGACAAGGGTTCTATACAAGTTGACAACAAAGAAATAACGGGATTGAATGAAGACGATCTTCTTGAAGTACAGAAAAAATTCGGTTACCTGTTCCAGGCTGCGGCGCTCTTTGATTCATTGACGGTAGGAGAGAATGTCGGGTTCGGTTTAAAAAACTTGAGCAGTTTAAGCGATTCTCTTATAGAAACAAGGGTACAGGAATGCCTTGCTCTTGTCGGGCTTAAAGGCATAGAGCACCTAAAACCGGCGGAAATATCCGGCGGTATGAAGAAAAGAGTAGGGCTTGCAAGGGCGATCGCCCATGAACCGAAATATATCCTTTACGACGAGCCTACAACGGGCCTTGACCCCATAATGGCCGACGTGATAAATGACCTTATAATACATCTGCAGAAAGAAATAAAGGTGACTTCTATCGTAGTAACGCATGATATGAAATCCGCGTACAAGGTTTCAAACCGGATAGCCATGCTTTACCAGGGCAAAATAGTGGACAGCGGCACCCCTGACCAGATAAAAAACACTAATGACGCAATCGTGCACCAGTTCGTAGAAGGTTTAAGCAAAGGGCCCATTACCCTTGACCTTGAAAAAACTATTTAA
- the aroC gene encoding chorismate synthase — protein sequence MIRYITSGESHGKQLTVIIDGVPAGLSLKLSDINNDLVRRQSGFGRGMRSTSIEKDNVEIVSGVRWGQTIGSPITLVIKNVDWENNKTLMSDNPDAVDENTFLFKARPGHADLAGVLKFDRKDIRDILERASARETAARVAAGAVFKKFLAEFGIIVYSFTREIGGIKAGLKNAFNLNSVSHIERSLVRTPDPKAEKEMVALIEQVKKDGDSVGGVFTVVAKCIPAGLGSHTQWDLKLDAKIAQSLMSIQAVKGVEFGIGCEFAQRLGSKAHDEIFYSKPKGFHRLTNNAGGFEGGMTNGEDVVVSCTVKAIPSLKKPLRSVNISTKKAELAEAVRSDFCVVPSAGVVGESALSYELAKAVKEKFGGDSIKEMDRNFRSYLKQIKDY from the coding sequence ATGATTCGTTATATCACAAGCGGGGAATCGCACGGGAAACAGCTTACTGTAATTATTGACGGGGTGCCTGCAGGGCTTTCATTAAAACTTTCAGATATAAATAATGACCTTGTAAGAAGGCAGTCTGGTTTTGGGAGAGGTATGCGTTCGACAAGCATTGAGAAAGACAATGTGGAGATAGTCTCAGGAGTCAGGTGGGGGCAGACTATAGGTTCTCCCATTACCCTTGTCATTAAAAACGTGGATTGGGAAAATAACAAAACCCTTATGTCCGATAACCCGGATGCTGTTGATGAGAATACATTTCTTTTTAAGGCCCGTCCCGGGCATGCGGACCTGGCCGGGGTGCTCAAATTCGACAGAAAGGATATAAGGGATATTTTAGAGCGTGCATCAGCAAGGGAAACCGCAGCCAGGGTAGCGGCAGGTGCAGTATTTAAAAAATTTCTGGCGGAGTTCGGCATAATCGTTTATTCCTTTACAAGAGAGATAGGGGGGATAAAAGCAGGGTTAAAGAACGCTTTTAACCTTAACTCTGTATCCCATATAGAAAGATCGTTGGTACGCACTCCCGACCCAAAAGCCGAAAAAGAGATGGTTGCATTGATAGAGCAGGTCAAAAAAGACGGCGACAGTGTCGGCGGGGTATTTACTGTAGTTGCAAAGTGTATCCCGGCCGGGCTTGGAAGCCATACCCAGTGGGACCTAAAACTGGATGCAAAAATAGCTCAGAGCCTGATGTCCATACAGGCTGTAAAAGGTGTGGAGTTCGGCATCGGCTGCGAGTTCGCACAGAGGCTTGGTTCAAAGGCTCACGATGAAATATTCTACTCAAAGCCGAAAGGCTTCCACAGACTGACGAACAATGCAGGCGGGTTTGAAGGCGGCATGACAAACGGCGAGGACGTAGTTGTAAGCTGTACGGTCAAAGCTATACCGTCGTTAAAGAAACCTCTGAGGTCCGTAAATATTTCAACTAAAAAAGCCGAGCTTGCAGAGGCAGTAAGAAGCGATTTTTGCGTTGTCCCGTCCGCAGGTGTTGTAGGCGAGTCCGCTTTATCCTATGAGCTTGCTAAAGCTGTGAAAGAAAAATTCGGCGGCGATTCCATAAAAGAAATGGACCGCAATTTCAGAAGCTATTTAAAACAGATCAAGGATTACTAA